In Exiguobacterium acetylicum, the genomic stretch AGGAACTTCCGTCGTCTTCGTCTTCAAGACAGCTGCTGCTTGTTCGAGTGTTTCCAAGTGCTGATTCATAACACGATACGCGCCTGCACCTGTTACCGCTTCGATTCGGCGTGTACCTGCACCGATACCGGACTCTGAAACAATCTTGAACAAGCCGATTTCGGCTGTGTTCCCGACGTGGATACCGCCACACAACTCGATCGAGTATGTGCCTGCTGAGACGACGCGGACCGTTTCACCGTACTTCTCACCGAACAATGCCATTGCGCCCTTTGCTTTTGCATCAGCGATGTTCATCTCTTCGATATCAACCGGTAGTGATGCCCAGATTGCTTGGTTGACGTCTTGTTCAATCTTTGTCAACTCTTCTTGTGTCACTGCACCGAAGTGTGAGAAGTCAAAACGAAGACGGTCTGGAGAAACGAGTGATCCCGCTTGGTTGACGTGTGTTCCGAGCGTATCTTTCAATGCTTTATGAAGCAAGTGTGTTGCCGTGTGATTTTTCGTGACGGCTTTACGTTCTGCTGCTTCGACTGTTGCAACGACGTCTGCTGCTTCCGTTGCGATCCCTGTACGAACGATGACTGTATGCAAGTTTTGACCGTTTGGTGCTTTTTGAACATCTTTGACATCAAGAACGAAGTCTTTGCCTTCGATTGTTCCTGTATCCGCGACTTCACCACCACTTTCAGCATAGAACGGCGTGATGTCAAGAATGACTTGTGCTTCTTCACCAGCAGCGACTTCTGTGACTCGTTCTCCATCATGCAACAATGCGATGATTTTCGCATCCGCCTTAAGTTCGGTATAGCCGACGAACGTACTTTTATCTTTTAGCGTCGAGAGGACTTCCGATTGCTGTTGCATCGAACCACTCTCTTCACGCGCTGCACGTGCCCGCTGACGTTGTGCATCCATCGCTAGTTTGAAGCCTTCTTCATCAACAGACATCTGATGATCTTCCGCATACTCGACTGTCAATTCGAGTGGGAAACCATACGTGTCATACAGACGGAACGCATCTTCGCCACTGATGACATGCTCACCGTTCGCCTTAGACGTCTGAGCGACCGTGTTCAAGATTGCAAGACCGTCATGAAGTGTCTCGTGGAAACGTTCTTCTTCGTTTTTGATGACACGTTTGATGAAGTCTGCTTTTTCTGGCACTTGTGGGTAGAAGTCGACCATGACATTCCCGACCGTATCGACGAGTTCATACATGAACGGACGTTCGATTCCAAGCATCTTCGCATAACGCACCGCACGGCGTAGTAAACGACGAAGGACATATCCACGACCTTCATTCGAAGGAAGCGCACCATCACCGATTGCGAATGATACGGTACGGATGTGGTCTGCGATAACTTTGAATGCTACATCCAGTTTTGAATCGTCACGGTAGATTTTACCGCTGATTTCTTCTGTCTTATGAATGATCGGCATGAACAGATCCGTATCGAAGTTCGTCGGCACGTCCTGCATGACACATGCCATCCGTTCGAGTCCCATTCCTGTATCGATGTTTTTACGCGGAAGTTCCGTGTAGTTGCCGTGTCCATCGTGGTTGTACTGACTGAAGACGATATTCCAGATCTCGAGATAGCGTTCGTTTTCGCCACCTGGGTAGAGTTCTGAATCGTTCGGATCGTCTCCAAAAGCAGGTCCACGGTCGAAGAAGATTTCCGTGTTCGGACCAGATGGACCTTCACCGATTTCCCAGAAGTTATCTTCAAGTGGAATGATCCGCTCAGCCGGTACACCGAGTTCAAGCCAGATTTGACGCGCTGCGTCATCTTCCGGGTGAATCGTGACCGAGAGACGTTCCGGATCAAGACCGTACCAGTCATCACTCGTCAAGAGTTCCCAGCCCCATTTGATCGCATCTTCACGGAAGTAATCACCGACAGAGAAGTTTCCGAGCATCTCGAAGAACGTATGGTGACGTGCTGTTTTCCCGACGTTTTCGATATCGTTCGTCCGGATTGATTTTTGTGCGTTGACGATACGTGGATTATCAGGAATGACACGACCATCGAAATACTTCTTGAGTGTCGCAACCCCTGAGTTGATCCACAAGAGCGATGGATCCTCGACCGGTACGAGTGAAGCACTCGGTTCGATCGCATGCCCTTTGCTTTGGAAGAAATCAAGATACATCTGACGGATTTGTGCACCCGTTAATGGTTTTAGAGCTTTCATGAACAGTTACCCCCATTGGTTTTATTTGGACGCAAAAAAGCGATGCCTTCATCCCTGAAAAGGGACGAAAGCATCGCTTCCGTGGTACCACCCTCGTTCGTAAGCAATCCATTGCTTACCTCGAACATCTGATAACGGGGATGACCCGCAGGTGTTTACACCCGACTCCGGAAGGAGCTTCAAAGGGACTCGAGAAAGTGATTGCAGCAGACTCACTTCTCTCTGGACTCGAGTTTTCCTTTTACTTATCTTCCATCAACGTGTTACGTCCATTCATCTATCGTGATTATTACCTATCGCACAGCATCCGTCAAGTCTTTGTCACACCACCGAGTCGTTCAATCAATCGTGTTCGGCGCCGAGGCTCCTCTTCTTGCGACGCTTTATGAAACGCTCGTGGGTCGCCGAACAATAATAAACTCGACTTCGCACGGGTGACCGCCGTATAAATCAAGTTTCGGGAATGCTTGAATGCTCCCGTGAAATAGACCGGCATCAAGACGATCGGAAACTCGGACCCTTGTGCCTTGTGAATCGTAATCGCGTAGGCATGCGTGAATTGATCCCAGTCACTCCGGTTGTACTCGACTTCCGTCTGGTCGAAGCGGGCGATGATCTTATCCACCTTGTCGACGTTTTCTTTGGCGAAGAAAATATTGACGATTTCGCCGATATCTCCGTTATAGACGTTCTCTTCTGCATTGTTGACGAGCTGAAGAATCTTGTCCCCGGTCCGGTAAATCCGTGTGCCTTGTTTGACTTCGCGTTTTTTCGGTTCCTCCGGATTGTAGACGCGTTGCAAGGCGACATTCAGTTCGTCGATTCCCACCTGACCACGGTAAGTCGGTGCCAGAACCTGAACATCGAATTTCGAATACCCTTTTGCGAGTGCTTTTTCCGCGAAGGCTGAGATGCCTCGTAACGTCTCTTGCGGAGACGCGGTGTAAAAGCGACGATCCGCAAGTGGTGATAACAAATCAGCTGACGTCGTCCGGTTCTTCAAATCGTGCGCGAGCCGTAAAATAGAAGAATCTTCCGCTTGGCGATGGACGACGTTCAAACGAACGACGGGAATCCCTTCCGTATCCATCAAATCTGCCAGCACCTGCCCTGGACCGACAGATGGTAACTGATCGCGGTCACCGACGAACAAGATTTTCATGCCGTTCGGCACAGCACGGAGCAGACTTGATAACAAGTAGATATCAATCATCGACGACTCATCGATGATCAGTACTTTCCCTGTGATCGGCTGATCTTCATTCAGCTGAAAGTTCGTTCCGTCATACTTCAATAGACGATGAATCGTCATCGCTGGGACGTCCGTTGCTTCCGATAGACGTTTAGCGGCGCGTCCGGTCGGTGCGACAAGAACGTACGGATAGACATCCCCCGTCTTGACGCGACTTTTCTCAAGCGGCCAATCATGAATTTCTTGCAGAGCATGTAAAATTCCCTTGATGACGGTCGTCTTACCGGTACCGGGTCCACCTGTCAGAACCATTAACGGTGCTTTGACCGCTAACTCGATCGCTTCCCGCTGTTGCGCCGCATATTCCATGCCAAACTGTTCTTCGAGGTGCCCGATTGCTTCAAGGATCGTCGCGACATCGACTTCCTGTTCGGCACCGTTCGCCATGACACGCGCGAGTTCCTTCGCCGCCCGAACTTCCGCATAAAAGATCGTCGGTAAATACAGACAGCCTTCTTCGAGCTTGACCTTATCTTCAGCGAGCAACAGTTCAATCGCTTGTTCTAGCCGTTCCCCTGGGTCTTCACCAAGCAACCGGGGCGCCCGTTGCAATAGCGAGTCGACTGTCGCAAAGGCGTGTCCCTCTCCTGCTTCTTGTTCCAATATGTGCATGATCGAAGCAGCGACGCGCTCTGGGTGTAATCCGACGAGTCCAAGGTGTGAAGCGATATGATCGGCTGTCTTAAAACCAATCCCATTCACTTCATACATCAAGGAATATGGATTCTCTCGTATTCGCGCCATCGCGTCCCCTTCGTAAGCAGCATAAATCTTTGCCGCTAGCTTCGGTGTAACATCAAACGGTGCTAAGAACAGCATCAACTGATCGACACCGTATAACGTGGCTAGTCGACTCAAGATGATGTCAGCTTGTTTTTGTTTTAACCCAGGCACCTGATTTAGTACCCGTTCATCTTTCAAAATGAGATCCACTGCCTCTTCTCCGAGAGCATCGACGATATTTTTCGCTGTCTTCGGACCAATGCCGGTGAACGAACCATTCGTCAAGAAGCGGATCGTCGCATGTTTTGTCATCGGAACCGATCGCCGAATCAGCTCCGCCTTCAGTTGTGTTCCGAATCGGGGATGATCGACGAGACGACCGAATGCTTGATACGTTCCTCCGAGTTCGATCCCAACCCCAGTACCCGTGATGACGAGCTCGGTTTCTTTCAGTTCAAAGTTCTTTTCTTTGACGGCGACCAATACAATGGAGTGTGCTTCTTCTTCAGAAGAAAAGAGCACACGTTTGACGCGCCCGACGACTTGATGGGGGTGCTCCATCACTCCACCTTCTTTCTCTCTTTTTCATTCGCTGCTTTCATCATAGCATTCGTTTACCGGATTTTAAATCAGGGAAAGATACCCTGAAACATTTCGTTAAGAGGAGGAGTTCAAGGATGGCACGTTTACCGATTGCAGGATTGTGTGAATTAGTACTGGAAGTCGAAGATATGGACCGTGCGGTCGGTTTTTGGAATGGGACACTTGGCATTCCTATCGTCGAGCAATGGGCACCTGAGGATGCGGAACCAAGTAAAGAACAGTCTCAACAAGACGGGGTCTGGGCAACCTGGCTCTATATTGGCGGCAACACCCGACTCGGTCTGTGGCTGAAACGGGACTTCACAATGGAAGAACGTACCGTCAAACACTTACCCGTGTCCGAATGGGATACGTTATACGACGAAGGTGGTGTTCATGTCCACTGTGCTTTCTACGTTGAGAAGGACGAGTTCCAACAAGCGCTTAATCAACTGCGTGAAGCTTCGATCACCGTGAAGCTCAGAGAGTGGGATGAACAAGAGACGTCGAACCAAAAAGAGTATTCGGCTTATTTCAAGGATACGGAAAATAACGTCATCGAACTGTATACGAAAAACATGGATGAAGCCTATGAAGACTTTTCCGGACCTCCACTTCGCGTCATTCGTGAAGTTGGGAATTAAATAGCATAAAAAAGACGACTCCAGGCGGAATCGTCTTTTTTATATCAGTCTGCTTGTTTTAATAACGCATCCATCTTCGCTTTCGCGTCCCGCGCAAGAGCGTGTTCCGGCTGGTAGGCAAGAACCGCTTCGAGTTCTGCATAACACGCTTCCTGTTGACCGAGGAAAGCAAGGGCAATCGCATAATTGTATCGTGCATCCGTATGCGTTTCGTCAAGCATCAAGACATGCTCGAACATCTCGACCGCTTCTTCCAACTTCTCGTTTTGCGCTAAGGCAAGTCCGTATTGGAATGCAATCTCGATATCGACACCGTTTAGTTCTGACGCACGTTGTAGACGAGGTAACCCACGTACTGGATCACCGAGTTTTTGATACGTCATCCCAAGCATGAAATGGAGATCAGCGTCATCAAGTCCATATAATAAGGCTGCGCGCAATGATTCCTCTGCTTCGACGAGTTGATCGGCAGCAAAGAACAAGGCACCTTTTGCATAATAAGCACTCGCGAACGTATTATCGATCATCAGTGCCCGGTCATAAAAACGAAGGGCACGATCAGCGTCGTTCATCGATTGGAGTAATGTTCCAAGATTGACGTACGCCGTCGGATCTTTTGGGTTTTGTTCGATCGCATCGTTAAACGCTTGTGCTGCTAATTCATAATTTCCAGCTTCTAGATGCCGGAATCCTACTTCATTATAGTTCATCTTCTTTTGCTCCTTACGCTAGATAAGCGAGGCGTTCGCCTGCTTTATAGGCTGCATCGATCGTCGCACCACCGAGGCAGATATCTCCATCATAGAACACGACCGCTTGTCCAGGTGTGATTGCTCGTTGACGCTCGTCAAATGAAACATCGAGTCCATCTTCGAGGACACGAACCGTGACCGCTGTATCTTGTTGACGGTAACGGAATTTCGCCGTACAACGGAATGTCTCACCGACCGGACGCTCAGATGTCCAGCTGACATCTGAAGCAAGTAATCCTTCCGAATACAACAATTCGTTATGGAATCCTTGATCAACATAGAGGATGTTCTCCTCTAAATTTTTCCCGACGACGAACCAAGGCTCTCCGTCGCCACCGATACCGAGTCCATGACGTTGCCCCATCGTATAGTACATCAATCCATCGTGACGTCCCATGACGTTGCCGTCAAGTGTCCGCATCTCACCGGGTTGCGCCGGCAGATATTGACCGAGGAACTGTTTGAAGTTCCGCTCGCCAATGAAGCAAATGCCTGTCGAGTCTTTTTTCTTCGCCGTTGCGAGGTTCGCTTCTTCTGCGATCCGGCGCACTTCTGATTTTTCCATGTGCCCGATCGGGAACATCGCCTTCGCGATTTGCTCTTGCGACAATTGATTCAAGAAATATGTTTGATCCTTGTTTGCATCAACGCCTCGAAGCAATTTATGTTCTCCATCCTCATAGACGGCACGCGCATAGTGCCCTGTCGCGACGAAATCGGCACCAAGACGCATCGCGTGATCGAGGAAGGCTTTGAACTTGATTTCCTTGTTACACATGACGTCCGGATTCGGTGTCCGACCGAGTTTATATTCATCGAGGAAGTACGTGAAGACTTTATCCCAGTACTCTTTCTCGAAATTGACCGCATAGTACGGAATGCCGATTTGATTGGCTACCGCGATGACGTCTTCATAATCTTCCGTCGCCGTACAAAAGCCGTTCTCATCCGTGTCATCCCAGTTTTTCATGAAGATTCCGATGACGTTATAGCCTTGCTCTTTTAATAAATGAGCGGTCACAGAAGAATCGACACCGCCCGACATCCCAACGACGACTGTCGTTTCACTCGGGGCTTTCGCTCGTGTATTCATTTATTTCACCTCTTAGTTAATTCTGAAACGATTTTACGACATCTTGCAAGGCTTGTGCGAGTAGTTCGACTTGCGCGAGCTCATTTCCGTGACCAAAACTGATTCGGACCGATGCTCGTGTCCGTTCATCTTCGCCATACATCGCCGATAAGACATGCGAAGGTTCGACGGATCCTGCCGTACATGCACTCCCGCTCGATACGGCCATCTGGCGCATATCAAGCATGATCAGGAACGGTTCGATTTCAATCCGCGGGAAGTAAAGATTGAGGACATTCGGCAATCCTTCAACGCCGTTGACTTCGTAAGTGACGCCACTTTCATCCAATCGCGTCAGTAAAACGCTGCGCAGTTGTTTGATGTGGTCCTGTTGTTGATCACGCTCTGCGATCATCAGTTCGAGCGCTTTCGCTAAACCGACGATTCCCGGTACGTTCTCCGTACCAGCACGACGCTTGCGTTCCTGTTCTCCTCCGAACGTTTGAGGCGCTAACTTCACACCAGTCCGTACATACAACAATCCGATTCCTTTTGGACCATTGATTTTATGACCAGACGCGGATAAGAGATCGACCTGTAACGCTTCGACATCGATTGCTTGTTTTCCGAACACTTGCACCGCGTCCGTATGGAACAAAATACCGCGTTCTCGTAAAAATTGACCGAATGCCGCAATCGGCTGAATCGTTCCGACTTCATTGTTGCCGAACATGATCGAGACGAGTGTCGTATCTTCCCGTACCGCTTCTTGCAAAGCAGCCATTGAGACGACACCTGTATCTGGAACATCGAGATACGTGACGTCATAACCTTGTTTTTCGAGCTCTTCGAACGCATGTAATACAGCATGGTGCTCAAACCGTGTCGTAATGAGATGACGCCCTTTTTCACGCGCCGCCTCAGCCGCACCGAAAATCGCATAATTATCCGATTCCGTTCCACCACTCGTAAAAATCAGTTCGGTTGGTTTCGCGTTCAATTCTTGTGCGATCTGCCGGCGTGCTTTATCAATTGCTGCACGAGCAGACCGACCAGCCGCGTGAACACTCGATGGGTTACCGTACTGTTCGAGCAAATAAGGCGTCATCGCCTCAAGGACTTCCGGACGCATCGGCGTCGTCGCCGAATGGTCAAAATAATTCATTCGTTTTCACCTCTCAAATATAGAACATGTATCCTGTATCTTCTTCTTCCGCTAAGTCTTGTAGCGTCGTTGAATCGAGTACTTGATCGACTGCTTGCTGGATTTTATCCCAAAGTTTGCGCTTCGTGACCTCGTCACATGCATCGCCTTCGACGACCACGAGTGGTCCTTCAAGCAGACGGATGATTTCACCCGCTGTGATGTTTTGCGCTTCACGACCGAGCTTATACCCGCCGTAAGCACCACGGACACTTTTGACGAGACCTCCATTACGAAGGGGGGCAATCAACTGTTCAAGATAATGCTCAGATAAGTCATACATCTGCGCGATTTTTTTTAGGGATAATGGTTTAGATTCAGCTTCTTTCGCGAGTGCGATCATGATCGTTAGACCATATCGCCCTTTCGTCGAGATTTTCATCATGCGAAGGATCATCCTTTCTAGTATAGTAGTAGCTAAAAGTGGAAGGAGCGTATGTGTATGGCACATTTATTTGAATCCCAGTCACCTGCCGGACCGCTCGCGAATCGAATGCGTCCGCAGAATCTGGATGAAATCGTCGGACAACGTCATCTGATTGGAGAGACGACGCTCCTGCGGCGTGCCATCTTAGCCGATCGCCTCGGAACCGTTATTTTTTACGGTCCACCCGGTACCGGTAAGACGACGCTCGCGCGTGTCATTTCTAGTTATACAAAATCAGCGTTCGAGCAATTGAACGCGGTCACAGCGAAACTGGAACAATTACGGGAAATTCTAAAAGCAGCCGAAGCCCGTCTTCAGTTCGAGGATCAAAAAACAATTCTCTTTCTCGATGAGATCCATCGATTCAATAAGATGCAACAAGACGCCTTACTCCCGGCGCTTGAAGCAGGTACGATCACGTTGATCGGAGCGACGACGGAAAATCCGAGTTTTGAGGTCAATGCCGCTCTCTTATCGCGGGCAACGGTTTTCCGTTTCGAGCCCCCGACAGCAGACGATTTACGAATCGTCCTCGATCGAACCTTAAAGGACGAAGAGCGTGGTCTTGGCAAATATCCGATCACAATCACGGATGACGCGATCGATCATTACGTTAAGTTGTCAGACGGTGATTACCGGGCATTATTGAATGCGCTTGAACTTGCCGTCTTAACGACACCGGAAATCGATGGTCAGATCACGATCGACCTTGCTGTCGCCGAGGAATCGATTCAGCAAAAAGCATTGAAGTACGATAAGGACGGCGATCGGCATTATGATGTCATCTCTGCCTTCATCAAGTCGATTCGGGGTTCCGATCCCGATGCTGCGCTCTACTGGCTCGCCGTCATGATTGAAGCGGGCGAAAGTCCGCGCTTCATCGTTCGTCGTCTCTATGTCCATGCAGCAGAAGACATCGGGCTGTCTGATCCGCAAGCGTTATTGATGGTCGATGCCTGCGCACGCGCGTGCGAGTACGTCGGTTTCCCGGAAGCACGGATCCCGCTCGCTGAAACCGTCTTATATCTCGCGACGGCACCGAAATCGAATGCTGTCATCTCAGCGATCGATCAAGCATTGACACTCGTCCGTCGTTCAGACGGCGGTCCGGTACCGCCGCACTTGCGCGATGCCCATCATCCAGGGGCAGCAGCACTTGGGAACGGCGTCACCTATCAGTATCCGCACGACTTCGAACATGCCTATGTGCCACAAAATTACTGGCCGGAGAACCTTGCCCGGACAAAACCGGTCTTTTATCGTCCAAGCCCGCGCGGTTTTGAGAAACAACTGCAAGCTCGACTTGATTTTTGGCACAAACAAACAGCCACACATCAGAAAAAGCGACCATAAGGTCGCTTTTTTTAACGAACGCGTTCGATCGTCACGCCGGCTTCACGGACGATCTCATTGATGACGTAGCTCGCTGCGATCAATCCACCAACTGATGGAACGAACGCATTCGAACTTGGCGGCATCTTCGCCTTGCGAATCGCAGCCGCATCGTTTCCGACGACTTGACGGACTTCTTCGATGATCTTAACGGGCGGTTCATCGGAGAAGACGACAGGAACACCTTTATGAATTCCGGCTTTCCGAAGTTTCGTCCGAATGACCTTCGCTAGTGGATCATAACTTGTATCTTTGATGTCAACGATCTTGATGCGTGTCGGATCCATCTTGTTCGCCATCCCCATACTTGAGATGATTGGGATGTTACGTTTCTTGCATTCCTGAATCAAATGAATCTTGAACGAGACCGTGTCCGATGCATCGATGACATAATCCGGCTGCTGTTCGAAGAACGACTCGAATGTCTCTTCATTGTAGAACATCTTCAAGCGAACGATTTCAAGATCCGGATTGATTAACGCAAGACGTTCTGCCATCGCATCGACCTTCGGTTGACCAACCGTCGGAAGCAAAGCATGGATTTGTCGGTTGACGTTCGTGATGTCGATATCGTCCTTATCGACAAGAATCAAACGACCTACGCCACTGCGGGCAAGTGCTTCTGCTGAGAACGATCCAACACCACCGATCCCCAGAATAGCGACGGACTTGGATGCCAATGCGTCAAGTCCAGTTTTACCGATTGCTAGTTCATTACGCGAAAATTGATGTAACATCTCATAACCTCACAATACTCATACTGTTTTACTCGGAATTATATCATAAAAAAAAACGTCATGCGACGTGTCAAACAACAAAATAATAAGACGATGGGACCCGAAGTGCCGTGTCGATACCTTATTTTTGAACCTGCTGTGCAGGTGGGTGTCTTATCCGATTCCTATTCGTACGTCCTCCTGCTGTGTTACGAGGCATGTACTACTAGTTGGAACGTCAAACTCCCTATCAAAAAAGAGTGGCTCAAAGATAAAAGGCGGCTCTCGTACAATTCAGGAACCCCATCTGATGCATTTAATATAGCATCCTCCCCTCTGAAATGCAACTACTTCCCACTCCAGAAAAAGATGCTTTTTTCAGGTCCAACGTTTCGTGAACTGTTGATTCGGATCATATCGTTGTTGTTGGAATGCAGGATCGAATCGTGGTGTGCGTGTTGCATTCCCGACACCCGCGATGAACGCCCAGTTGCCATAGTTCGAAGCGACATCATAGTCAATCAACTGCTGTTCGAAATATCGCGCTCCGATGCGCCAGTCCTGCTTTAATTCATGAATCAGATAACTGGCAACGATCTGCCTGCCGCGATTCGACATCCATCCCGTCTCGCGAATCTCGTTCATGAAGGCATCGACGAACGGAACACCGGTCTTTCCTTCTATCCAACGTTCGACAGCTAGCTGGTCCGTCTTCCACGTGCGTTGTCCTTCTTGTAATCCACTCGCACGGAACAGACGGCTTCCTGTCTCACGCATCGTCAAATGGAAGAAGTCACGCCATAACAGTTCGAAATACAACCAGTACGTCGATTCATTCGCTCCCTTTTTTCGCTCGGCTTCCTGCAATTCAGCCATGACGCGACGCGGCGAGAGTGATCCGTTCGCTAGCCAGGCAGACAGCTTCGAAGAATCATTTCGTAAGAACCCATTCCGTGTTTCTTTATAGGTGAATACAGGCTCGTCAAGGTATTCCTGAAGACGCGCTCTCCCTG encodes the following:
- a CDS encoding replication-associated recombination protein A, producing the protein MAHLFESQSPAGPLANRMRPQNLDEIVGQRHLIGETTLLRRAILADRLGTVIFYGPPGTGKTTLARVISSYTKSAFEQLNAVTAKLEQLREILKAAEARLQFEDQKTILFLDEIHRFNKMQQDALLPALEAGTITLIGATTENPSFEVNAALLSRATVFRFEPPTADDLRIVLDRTLKDEERGLGKYPITITDDAIDHYVKLSDGDYRALLNALELAVLTTPEIDGQITIDLAVAEESIQQKALKYDKDGDRHYDVISAFIKSIRGSDPDAALYWLAVMIEAGESPRFIVRRLYVHAAEDIGLSDPQALLMVDACARACEYVGFPEARIPLAETVLYLATAPKSNAVISAIDQALTLVRRSDGGPVPPHLRDAHHPGAAALGNGVTYQYPHDFEHAYVPQNYWPENLARTKPVFYRPSPRGFEKQLQARLDFWHKQTATHQKKRP
- the cymR gene encoding cysteine metabolism transcriptional regulator CymR, with the protein product MKISTKGRYGLTIMIALAKEAESKPLSLKKIAQMYDLSEHYLEQLIAPLRNGGLVKSVRGAYGGYKLGREAQNITAGEIIRLLEGPLVVVEGDACDEVTKRKLWDKIQQAVDQVLDSTTLQDLAEEEDTGYMFYI
- a CDS encoding tetratricopeptide repeat protein, whose translation is MNYNEVGFRHLEAGNYELAAQAFNDAIEQNPKDPTAYVNLGTLLQSMNDADRALRFYDRALMIDNTFASAYYAKGALFFAADQLVEAEESLRAALLYGLDDADLHFMLGMTYQKLGDPVRGLPRLQRASELNGVDIEIAFQYGLALAQNEKLEEAVEMFEHVLMLDETHTDARYNYAIALAFLGQQEACYAELEAVLAYQPEHALARDAKAKMDALLKQAD
- the alaS gene encoding alanine--tRNA ligase; this encodes MKALKPLTGAQIRQMYLDFFQSKGHAIEPSASLVPVEDPSLLWINSGVATLKKYFDGRVIPDNPRIVNAQKSIRTNDIENVGKTARHHTFFEMLGNFSVGDYFREDAIKWGWELLTSDDWYGLDPERLSVTIHPEDDAARQIWLELGVPAERIIPLEDNFWEIGEGPSGPNTEIFFDRGPAFGDDPNDSELYPGGENERYLEIWNIVFSQYNHDGHGNYTELPRKNIDTGMGLERMACVMQDVPTNFDTDLFMPIIHKTEEISGKIYRDDSKLDVAFKVIADHIRTVSFAIGDGALPSNEGRGYVLRRLLRRAVRYAKMLGIERPFMYELVDTVGNVMVDFYPQVPEKADFIKRVIKNEEERFHETLHDGLAILNTVAQTSKANGEHVISGEDAFRLYDTYGFPLELTVEYAEDHQMSVDEEGFKLAMDAQRQRARAAREESGSMQQQSEVLSTLKDKSTFVGYTELKADAKIIALLHDGERVTEVAAGEEAQVILDITPFYAESGGEVADTGTIEGKDFVLDVKDVQKAPNGQNLHTVIVRTGIATEAADVVATVEAAERKAVTKNHTATHLLHKALKDTLGTHVNQAGSLVSPDRLRFDFSHFGAVTQEELTKIEQDVNQAIWASLPVDIEEMNIADAKAKGAMALFGEKYGETVRVVSAGTYSIELCGGIHVGNTAEIGLFKIVSESGIGAGTRRIEAVTGAGAYRVMNQHLETLEQAAAVLKTKTTEVPVRIEALQQQLRETERANESLQAKLANIEAASLKDDVEEINGVRVLAKRVDVSDMDALRGMMDELKSSLGSAIIVLGSAQGEKVNLVASVSKDLIDQGYHAGKLIKEVATRCGGGGGGRPDMAQAGGKDASKLEEALAYASQYVQSLA
- the recD2 gene encoding SF1B family DNA helicase RecD2, with amino-acid sequence MEHPHQVVGRVKRVLFSSEEEAHSIVLVAVKEKNFELKETELVITGTGVGIELGGTYQAFGRLVDHPRFGTQLKAELIRRSVPMTKHATIRFLTNGSFTGIGPKTAKNIVDALGEEAVDLILKDERVLNQVPGLKQKQADIILSRLATLYGVDQLMLFLAPFDVTPKLAAKIYAAYEGDAMARIRENPYSLMYEVNGIGFKTADHIASHLGLVGLHPERVAASIMHILEQEAGEGHAFATVDSLLQRAPRLLGEDPGERLEQAIELLLAEDKVKLEEGCLYLPTIFYAEVRAAKELARVMANGAEQEVDVATILEAIGHLEEQFGMEYAAQQREAIELAVKAPLMVLTGGPGTGKTTVIKGILHALQEIHDWPLEKSRVKTGDVYPYVLVAPTGRAAKRLSEATDVPAMTIHRLLKYDGTNFQLNEDQPITGKVLIIDESSMIDIYLLSSLLRAVPNGMKILFVGDRDQLPSVGPGQVLADLMDTEGIPVVRLNVVHRQAEDSSILRLAHDLKNRTTSADLLSPLADRRFYTASPQETLRGISAFAEKALAKGYSKFDVQVLAPTYRGQVGIDELNVALQRVYNPEEPKKREVKQGTRIYRTGDKILQLVNNAEENVYNGDIGEIVNIFFAKENVDKVDKIIARFDQTEVEYNRSDWDQFTHAYAITIHKAQGSEFPIVLMPVYFTGAFKHSRNLIYTAVTRAKSSLLLFGDPRAFHKASQEEEPRRRTRLIERLGGVTKT
- a CDS encoding VOC family protein — translated: MARLPIAGLCELVLEVEDMDRAVGFWNGTLGIPIVEQWAPEDAEPSKEQSQQDGVWATWLYIGGNTRLGLWLKRDFTMEERTVKHLPVSEWDTLYDEGGVHVHCAFYVEKDEFQQALNQLREASITVKLREWDEQETSNQKEYSAYFKDTENNVIELYTKNMDEAYEDFSGPPLRVIREVGN
- a CDS encoding cysteine desulfurase family protein, with product MNYFDHSATTPMRPEVLEAMTPYLLEQYGNPSSVHAAGRSARAAIDKARRQIAQELNAKPTELIFTSGGTESDNYAIFGAAEAAREKGRHLITTRFEHHAVLHAFEELEKQGYDVTYLDVPDTGVVSMAALQEAVREDTTLVSIMFGNNEVGTIQPIAAFGQFLRERGILFHTDAVQVFGKQAIDVEALQVDLLSASGHKINGPKGIGLLYVRTGVKLAPQTFGGEQERKRRAGTENVPGIVGLAKALELMIAERDQQQDHIKQLRSVLLTRLDESGVTYEVNGVEGLPNVLNLYFPRIEIEPFLIMLDMRQMAVSSGSACTAGSVEPSHVLSAMYGEDERTRASVRISFGHGNELAQVELLAQALQDVVKSFQN
- the mnmA gene encoding tRNA 2-thiouridine(34) synthase MnmA, which translates into the protein MNTRAKAPSETTVVVGMSGGVDSSVTAHLLKEQGYNVIGIFMKNWDDTDENGFCTATEDYEDVIAVANQIGIPYYAVNFEKEYWDKVFTYFLDEYKLGRTPNPDVMCNKEIKFKAFLDHAMRLGADFVATGHYARAVYEDGEHKLLRGVDANKDQTYFLNQLSQEQIAKAMFPIGHMEKSEVRRIAEEANLATAKKKDSTGICFIGERNFKQFLGQYLPAQPGEMRTLDGNVMGRHDGLMYYTMGQRHGLGIGGDGEPWFVVGKNLEENILYVDQGFHNELLYSEGLLASDVSWTSERPVGETFRCTAKFRYRQQDTAVTVRVLEDGLDVSFDERQRAITPGQAVVFYDGDICLGGATIDAAYKAGERLAYLA